The DNA segment CCGCGCAGTACTTCGAAGGCGACGATCAGACTGACCTCGAACGCTGGTGGGGCATCAGCAACCGGGCGCAATTGCTGGACATGCTCGGCATGGCCGATAACGGCCACGCCACCGAGCTGACCGAAGCCTACTGGCAATTCCAGCGCCGCCTGCCGAGCGAGTGGCAGGCGCTGCTGGCCAGCCTGCCACTGCGCGAACGCATCAAGCACGAATACGCCGCCCGCACCTTCCCCGACTGCGGCCCCGGTGGCACCCGCGCGTGGGACTTGGGACGCATGAGTTTTCTCCTGCGGGCCGGGCTCAAGAAGGACTTCATCACGCTCGATGAAAGCCTCTACCTGCATTACCGCCTGGCCTTGCGCGCCCGCCACTACTACAACCGCTGGGACAGTTACCTGGCCGGCTACCTGATCGGCAAGGCGCTGTGGAATGCCTCCGACAGCAGCGACGACACCCTGGCCGCCGAACTCGAACGCCAAGGTAGCGAACACTGGAACCGCTGCATCGTGCTCAACCTGCGCCACGGCGCCAGCGACTTGCTGGCCAGCCTGCCGTGGGACCTGGAGCTGCCCGAACCGCAACGCCCCGCCTCACTGGAAGAGGAC comes from the Pseudomonas urmiensis genome and includes:
- a CDS encoding DUF1266 domain-containing protein, whose protein sequence is MEETAQHWLHALSAPMAALNGASYTAAQYFEGDDQTDLERWWGISNRAQLLDMLGMADNGHATELTEAYWQFQRRLPSEWQALLASLPLRERIKHEYAARTFPDCGPGGTRAWDLGRMSFLLRAGLKKDFITLDESLYLHYRLALRARHYYNRWDSYLAGYLIGKALWNASDSSDDTLAAELERQGSEHWNRCIVLNLRHGASDLLASLPWDLELPEPQRPASLEEDCWS